One Alicyclobacillus acidoterrestris DNA window includes the following coding sequences:
- a CDS encoding putative polysaccharide biosynthesis protein yields the protein MAKQSFLQGAVILAGAGATTKIMGMMIQVVVARKLGAQGFGLFQTIHPIFFMLLTISTLALPAALSKVIAENLALGNIAAVKRALWIAHITVILLSVSVCLTAIALAPAISARWLDPLGFLPLIGAILRIPVVCLSAIMSGYYMGTQNQGPPAAAWILETAVRTTVTIPLVVLLNPHGIEYGALAIMIGAGIGECAGYAYMLWRFFGRDRHFMTNAPAELPRARHIKKTIHDLVEVALPTTLTNLCGIVAYASEPVMIYIAFAHVGIARAQATALYGSFGMAAELLFLPTVLSSSISSAVIPAVSEAAAMRDTRLVSYRLNQVIQATFMIALPATVFFILSGHDLAHSLYKNHLAGALLVYLAPTVVFIYIFEPLSAILQGLNKAALSTVVTLLTSGIRMGCIYYFVGQAGQGIFGVATSIAISGIVATFLSLYFLRDLVSMSMNFTRLAKMVIATGLAAIPIHQIQTTFAATSPLLQVTFSLVIGGLVYLFCILYMRVVPLGTLQEIPFVGPMMTKLFGHMPFIS from the coding sequence ATGGCTAAACAATCATTTCTACAAGGAGCCGTGATCCTCGCTGGAGCCGGAGCGACGACGAAGATCATGGGCATGATGATTCAGGTGGTGGTCGCCCGCAAGCTCGGTGCGCAGGGATTTGGTTTGTTCCAAACCATCCACCCAATCTTCTTCATGTTGCTGACGATTTCCACACTCGCTTTACCCGCGGCACTTTCCAAGGTGATTGCCGAGAACCTGGCACTCGGGAACATCGCTGCGGTCAAACGTGCGCTGTGGATAGCCCATATCACGGTGATTCTGTTGTCCGTGAGCGTTTGCCTGACCGCCATCGCACTGGCGCCGGCTATCAGTGCCCGGTGGTTAGATCCACTCGGATTTCTGCCGCTGATCGGCGCAATTTTGCGTATCCCGGTGGTCTGTCTCTCCGCGATTATGAGCGGCTACTATATGGGGACACAGAATCAAGGCCCCCCTGCGGCTGCTTGGATTCTTGAAACCGCCGTACGGACCACGGTGACCATACCACTCGTCGTGCTGCTCAATCCACACGGAATTGAATATGGGGCGCTTGCCATCATGATTGGAGCCGGAATTGGTGAATGTGCGGGCTATGCGTATATGCTCTGGCGGTTCTTTGGGCGGGATCGACATTTCATGACCAACGCGCCAGCCGAATTGCCGCGCGCGCGACACATTAAAAAGACGATTCACGATCTCGTAGAAGTCGCACTGCCGACCACGCTGACCAATCTCTGCGGCATTGTCGCCTACGCGTCTGAACCCGTGATGATTTACATCGCGTTCGCCCATGTCGGCATTGCCCGGGCACAGGCGACTGCCCTGTATGGGTCGTTCGGCATGGCGGCAGAACTCTTATTTCTGCCGACCGTGTTGTCATCGTCCATTTCATCGGCCGTCATTCCTGCCGTATCGGAGGCAGCCGCGATGCGCGACACACGGTTGGTCAGTTACCGTTTGAATCAGGTCATTCAAGCGACATTCATGATCGCTTTGCCAGCGACCGTGTTCTTCATCCTGTCTGGACACGATCTCGCCCATTCCCTATACAAAAACCATCTAGCGGGCGCACTCCTGGTGTACCTTGCGCCAACTGTGGTATTTATCTACATTTTCGAGCCGCTCTCAGCGATTCTTCAGGGGTTGAACAAGGCAGCGCTGTCGACTGTCGTCACTTTGTTGACCAGTGGGATTCGCATGGGGTGTATCTACTATTTCGTCGGGCAAGCTGGACAGGGGATCTTTGGCGTGGCGACGTCGATTGCCATCAGCGGCATCGTAGCTACATTCTTAAGTCTCTACTTCTTGCGAGACCTGGTCTCGATGTCGATGAATTTTACACGTCTAGCGAAAATGGTGATTGCCACAGGCCTGGCCGCCATTCCAATTCATCAGATTCAAACGACGTTCGCCGCGACCTCTCCGCTTTTGCAGGTGACGTTCAGTCTCGTCATTGGCGGCCTGGTGTACCTCTTTTGCATTTTATACATGCGGGTTGTTCCCTTGGGCACGTTACAGGAGATTCCGTTTGTCGGGCCCATGATGACAAAATTGTTTGGTCACATGCCGTTTATCTCCTAA
- a CDS encoding undecaprenyl-diphosphatase yields MPPIRVDKFDVVVFRALNQHAGSIPVLDAIMTFLAEYALELDALWLIVAWFTLPREDEEKRHALVVAVAGGALALLVNVVIGTLWYRARPFTYAGFGAHKLIPHSADGSFPSDHTSGGFGIASALWGQGPRWLCWTFTICSTVVAVARIYVGVHWPTDVIAGMVIGIGAGRLAHGFSRPLRVVTNLGLRMFRMGQYAGHLRR; encoded by the coding sequence ATGCCACCAATTCGTGTGGATAAGTTTGACGTGGTTGTGTTTCGGGCACTGAACCAGCATGCGGGCAGTATCCCGGTGCTTGATGCAATCATGACGTTTCTCGCCGAATATGCGCTGGAGCTGGATGCGCTATGGTTGATTGTCGCTTGGTTCACCTTGCCAAGGGAAGACGAAGAAAAACGGCATGCACTTGTCGTTGCGGTGGCTGGTGGCGCGCTTGCACTGCTCGTCAATGTCGTCATCGGTACCCTTTGGTATCGTGCAAGACCGTTCACCTATGCCGGATTTGGCGCACACAAGCTGATTCCACATTCCGCGGATGGGTCATTTCCAAGCGACCACACGTCTGGTGGATTCGGCATCGCCAGTGCGTTGTGGGGACAAGGTCCTAGGTGGCTCTGCTGGACATTCACGATTTGTAGTACAGTCGTGGCCGTTGCCCGCATCTATGTCGGCGTACATTGGCCGACAGATGTTATCGCCGGTATGGTGATTGGCATTGGGGCCGGTCGACTGGCGCACGGGTTTTCACGACCGTTGCGCGTGGTTACAAATCTCGGTTTGCGGATGTTTCGCATGGGACAGTATGCAGGACATCTTAGGAGATAA
- a CDS encoding sensor histidine kinase — translation MKISVTRKLFAIIAALIICMSGAFFVLAHEDLERLFQSYASQASERNAVQWADLVSYFYESEGHSWKHVSADLEDVLAHARARQDLPEQLVVVNHKGQSVVEIGTPLGQHDTNLDATIPIIDDGRQIATMHIYGLGLEGLYQIEKTVLHAMTLALMWGVIIAAVLALLTGALMARRMTRPLKQILKAIKQITAGDLTTQIPVATADEFGEVASAFNQMTQQLYATEEARRHLVADVAHELRIPLTIMQGQLELVQQGVRTVKPQDLLPLHDEVIRLSRLVQDLHHLSLAEVGKLELHKERVDMAMFLRRIVDNFEVEAIDHDIQLTLRVEESANVWANVDPDRMTQVCVNLLGNALRYTPDGGRIDVFVANEADALLLAFSDTGPGIDADHLPFLFDRFYRGDEDRSRQTGGTGLGLAIAKEFVEAHDGAIRVESSPGTGTTFTVYLPLFKGDATNSCG, via the coding sequence GTGAAAATATCTGTTACGCGCAAGTTATTTGCCATCATTGCCGCACTCATCATCTGTATGTCTGGTGCGTTTTTCGTGTTGGCCCACGAGGACTTGGAGCGCTTGTTTCAATCGTACGCCTCCCAGGCGAGTGAACGGAATGCTGTTCAGTGGGCGGATTTGGTGAGTTACTTTTATGAATCCGAGGGTCACTCGTGGAAACATGTGAGTGCTGACCTAGAGGACGTATTGGCACATGCAAGAGCCAGGCAAGATTTGCCCGAGCAATTGGTCGTTGTCAATCACAAGGGGCAGTCGGTCGTTGAAATTGGAACGCCGCTTGGTCAGCACGATACGAATTTGGACGCCACGATTCCGATTATCGACGACGGACGGCAAATTGCCACGATGCATATTTATGGCCTTGGGCTTGAAGGGCTTTATCAAATTGAGAAGACGGTACTCCATGCGATGACACTCGCCTTGATGTGGGGCGTCATTATCGCCGCCGTTTTAGCATTGCTGACTGGCGCCTTGATGGCGCGCCGCATGACCCGGCCATTAAAGCAGATATTAAAGGCAATTAAACAAATTACGGCAGGGGATCTAACGACCCAGATACCCGTTGCCACGGCGGACGAATTTGGTGAGGTGGCTAGCGCATTTAACCAGATGACGCAACAGTTGTACGCCACTGAGGAAGCCCGCAGACACCTGGTCGCGGATGTGGCCCACGAGCTGCGCATTCCACTGACGATTATGCAGGGACAGTTGGAACTCGTGCAGCAAGGTGTCAGGACTGTGAAACCCCAAGATCTATTGCCGCTGCACGACGAAGTCATTCGCCTGTCGCGACTTGTTCAGGATTTGCACCATTTGTCGCTGGCGGAGGTCGGTAAGCTCGAGTTGCATAAAGAGCGGGTGGATATGGCCATGTTTCTCCGCAGAATTGTCGATAACTTTGAAGTCGAGGCGATAGATCACGATATCCAGCTGACATTGCGCGTCGAGGAATCGGCGAATGTGTGGGCCAATGTCGATCCCGACCGCATGACACAGGTTTGCGTCAACTTGTTGGGGAACGCCTTGCGCTATACCCCGGACGGCGGGCGTATCGACGTTTTTGTAGCAAACGAGGCCGACGCGCTGCTTCTGGCGTTTTCTGATACTGGCCCAGGAATTGATGCTGACCACTTGCCGTTTTTATTTGACAGATTTTATCGAGGCGATGAAGACCGCTCCCGACAGACCGGTGGGACGGGTCTTGGTTTAGCTATCGCAAAAGAGTTTGTCGAGGCGCATGATGGCGCCATTCGCGTAGAGAGCTCGCCCGGTACTGGGACAACCTTTACGGTGTATTTACCGCTCTTCAAGGGGGATGCCACCAATTCGTGTGGATAA
- a CDS encoding response regulator — MAQHILVVDDEPKVLDVIRPFLKQEGFTVSTATDGNMAMEMVNERQPDLILLDWMLPGKSGIDVCRQLRATSNTPIIMVTARTEEADRVLGLEIGADDYIVKPFSLRELVARVRSVLRRTQDASTTQSVYVRGTLKIDESKFKVWKGQQEISLTPAEFQILVTLAAKPGVVYSRLQLLHAVMGDAYMNYERTIDSHISHLRKKLEDNPADPKFIQTVHGMGYRFGDNL; from the coding sequence ATGGCTCAACATATCTTGGTGGTGGACGACGAACCGAAAGTGCTTGATGTCATCCGGCCGTTTTTAAAGCAGGAGGGTTTCACTGTCAGCACGGCCACGGATGGCAATATGGCGATGGAGATGGTGAATGAAAGGCAGCCGGATCTTATCTTGCTGGACTGGATGTTACCCGGTAAAAGCGGTATTGACGTCTGCAGGCAACTGCGGGCGACGTCAAATACGCCGATTATCATGGTGACTGCGCGAACGGAGGAGGCCGATAGGGTGTTGGGCTTGGAAATCGGCGCCGATGATTATATTGTCAAGCCGTTTAGCCTCCGTGAATTGGTTGCGAGAGTGCGTTCTGTGTTGCGGCGGACGCAGGACGCCTCCACCACCCAATCCGTGTACGTCCGCGGGACGCTGAAAATCGATGAATCCAAATTCAAAGTGTGGAAAGGTCAACAGGAAATCTCGTTGACCCCAGCGGAGTTTCAAATTTTAGTCACTTTGGCGGCAAAGCCAGGTGTCGTATACAGTCGATTGCAGTTGTTGCACGCTGTCATGGGCGACGCGTATATGAACTACGAGCGTACAATCGACAGCCATATCAGCCATTTGCGCAAGAAGCTGGAGGACAATCCGGCGGATCCGAAGTTTATTCAAACGGTACACGGGATGGGCTACCGATTTGGTGATAACTTGTGA
- a CDS encoding small multi-drug export protein produces MIETEVEQSTSFVRRVVYGACIGCGCFLAALFIGILEGKLLSTISLIGTSIVFEAQPAALASIPLRFHPLSGALISILANLISIPLMVLTFNEIMERWKWVKRKLQKAEKWSRKYGKYGVWILTLLSPLLGAYVSIAVGFAMRWDVRFVLTSVLIGMIGSSFLIAYGGESVAHLFGVHT; encoded by the coding sequence TTGATCGAGACGGAAGTCGAACAGTCGACATCCTTTGTCCGGCGTGTCGTATACGGGGCTTGCATCGGATGTGGCTGTTTTTTGGCTGCATTGTTTATTGGCATTCTCGAAGGGAAATTGCTTTCCACGATTTCGCTGATTGGCACCTCTATTGTGTTTGAAGCGCAACCCGCTGCGCTCGCCAGTATCCCGCTTCGATTTCATCCGCTCTCCGGGGCGCTCATCAGCATTCTGGCCAACTTGATTTCGATTCCCCTGATGGTGTTGACGTTTAACGAAATCATGGAGCGCTGGAAATGGGTCAAACGCAAATTGCAAAAGGCCGAGAAGTGGTCCCGCAAGTACGGAAAGTACGGTGTGTGGATACTTACGTTGTTATCGCCTCTACTCGGCGCCTATGTGTCGATTGCGGTTGGCTTTGCGATGCGCTGGGATGTGCGCTTCGTCTTGACGAGTGTGCTGATTGGTATGATTGGCTCTTCTTTCTTAATTGCCTACGGTGGTGAATCTGTCGCGCATTTATTTGGGGTTCACACGTAA
- a CDS encoding nitroreductase family protein, translating into MANTQELLTALRERRSIYAISKESPISDERIQEIIEEAVKHTPSAFNSQSTRIVVLLGEQHDKLWNITTEVLKAIVPADQFASTQQRMDGFRAGYGTVLFFEDMTVVEDLQKQFPLYQDNFPVWAEHTNAMHQLVIWMALQSEGLGANLQHYNPLIDERVKTEWKLPESWKLVAQMPFGKIVAPAGDKAFKPVADRLKVFK; encoded by the coding sequence ATGGCAAATACACAGGAACTGCTCACGGCGCTTCGTGAACGGCGCTCGATTTACGCGATTAGCAAGGAGTCACCCATCTCCGACGAGCGCATTCAAGAAATTATTGAAGAGGCTGTCAAGCACACGCCGTCTGCGTTTAATTCGCAGAGCACGCGCATTGTGGTGCTGTTGGGCGAGCAACACGACAAACTGTGGAACATCACGACAGAAGTGCTGAAGGCGATTGTGCCGGCTGATCAGTTCGCATCTACGCAACAACGTATGGATGGCTTCCGCGCTGGTTACGGTACGGTTCTGTTCTTCGAAGATATGACGGTCGTTGAGGACTTGCAAAAGCAATTCCCGCTGTATCAAGACAACTTCCCAGTGTGGGCGGAACACACCAATGCGATGCATCAGCTCGTCATCTGGATGGCACTTCAATCGGAAGGGCTTGGCGCGAATTTGCAGCACTACAACCCGCTCATTGACGAGCGCGTCAAGACGGAGTGGAAGTTGCCAGAGAGCTGGAAGCTGGTTGCCCAAATGCCGTTTGGCAAGATCGTTGCACCGGCAGGAGACAAAGCGTTCAAGCCTGTGGCAGATAGGCTGAAGGTATTCAAGTAA
- a CDS encoding DoxX family protein: protein MVKFLRENPYARMVLTALRIWIGVEWIRASLEKVGSPVWTGSQAGVGVSGFLRGAIAQSTGAHPTVEGWYADFIRDVALPHAKIFSLVVSFGELLVGVALVIGCFTTFAALMGVCMNMAYLLAGTSSTNPNMLIWEMFLLIAGYNAAYLGLDYFIIPWVRRRFRRSQNTLNDSSGHNPKLFA, encoded by the coding sequence ATGGTCAAATTTCTTCGTGAAAACCCGTATGCGAGAATGGTTCTGACGGCACTGCGAATCTGGATTGGTGTGGAGTGGATACGAGCGTCCTTGGAGAAGGTGGGTTCTCCGGTTTGGACGGGAAGTCAGGCAGGTGTAGGTGTTTCTGGATTCCTACGCGGGGCGATTGCGCAAAGTACGGGTGCGCATCCAACGGTAGAGGGATGGTATGCAGACTTTATCCGCGACGTGGCACTGCCGCACGCGAAAATTTTCAGTCTGGTCGTGAGTTTCGGCGAACTGTTGGTAGGCGTTGCGCTGGTGATTGGTTGCTTTACGACGTTTGCTGCTCTGATGGGTGTATGCATGAACATGGCGTATTTGCTGGCAGGCACGTCGAGCACGAATCCGAACATGCTGATATGGGAGATGTTTTTGCTGATAGCTGGCTATAACGCAGCTTATCTAGGCCTCGACTATTTTATCATTCCATGGGTGAGGAGACGTTTTCGTCGCTCGCAAAATACTTTGAATGACAGTTCCGGACATAATCCTAAGCTGTTTGCCTGA
- a CDS encoding acetate/propionate family kinase, producing MFVPVGVSGRHIHLTQQDADALFGKGYVFEKFKALRQPGQFACAETVTLRGPKGDITHVRVLGPVRAYSQVEISKTDARVLGVTPPVRDSGDIEGTPGIEVIGPHGSICLESGVILAHRHIHLHPTDAMQLGVKDKEFVAVETTGERQVILEKVLCRVSPDYRLEFHVDTDEANASGLSNGDTVKVIQVDVIHEIRTFIPETVLVLNCGSSSVKYKLYAMPTEQMIAKGNIPRTPDHPLETTLADIFQQVGDDVDLVAHRIVHGADLFSASIRITDDVFQQIQSISHLAPLHNPVNLEGVEVARRFYPDISHVAVFDTSFHQTMPPESFLYPIPYAYYEKHKIRKYGFHGSSHRYVLERAVQMLDAPKNRLRLISCHIGNGVSVTAIRNGQSYNTSMGLTPLAGVAMGTRSGNIDPAIIPFLERLEGMTTNDVIDILNHQSGLLGISGISNDVRVLLEHEQQGDERARLALDLFISKIHNYIGASLAKLNGADGLIFTAGIGENSPEIREKICLGLEYAGIYLDNQANWEGSGERVISSPYSPIKVMVIPTNEELIMARDGYWLSLEKAGVTG from the coding sequence ATGTTTGTACCGGTCGGTGTGTCAGGTCGCCATATTCATTTGACGCAGCAAGATGCGGACGCGTTATTTGGCAAGGGATACGTGTTTGAGAAATTTAAGGCATTGAGGCAACCTGGACAGTTCGCGTGTGCAGAAACGGTGACCTTGCGAGGGCCGAAAGGCGATATTACACATGTTCGCGTACTAGGTCCTGTTCGCGCATATTCGCAAGTTGAAATCTCCAAAACAGATGCACGCGTGCTTGGTGTCACCCCGCCGGTGCGTGATTCGGGCGATATCGAGGGGACACCGGGTATTGAGGTCATTGGGCCACATGGGTCTATCTGTTTAGAAAGCGGGGTCATTCTCGCTCATCGACATATCCACCTGCATCCTACGGACGCCATGCAACTGGGCGTGAAGGATAAGGAATTCGTCGCCGTAGAGACAACGGGTGAACGGCAGGTCATCTTGGAGAAGGTGCTTTGTCGGGTCAGCCCAGATTATCGTTTGGAATTTCACGTCGATACAGACGAAGCAAATGCGTCCGGTTTGTCAAATGGTGATACGGTAAAAGTGATTCAAGTGGACGTCATCCACGAAATTCGGACGTTCATTCCAGAAACCGTACTCGTGCTCAACTGTGGAAGCAGTTCTGTCAAATATAAACTGTATGCTATGCCTACCGAACAAATGATTGCGAAGGGCAATATTCCACGAACACCGGATCACCCGTTGGAAACGACCTTAGCCGACATTTTCCAGCAGGTTGGCGATGACGTCGACTTGGTCGCCCATCGGATTGTTCATGGTGCGGATTTGTTTTCGGCATCGATACGAATCACGGATGACGTTTTTCAGCAGATTCAAAGTATTTCTCACCTAGCTCCACTCCACAACCCTGTAAATCTCGAGGGGGTGGAAGTCGCAAGGCGCTTTTATCCGGACATTTCTCACGTGGCGGTATTTGATACGAGCTTTCACCAGACGATGCCGCCGGAGTCGTTTTTATATCCCATTCCATATGCGTACTATGAAAAACACAAGATTCGTAAGTACGGATTTCACGGCAGCAGTCATCGTTACGTGTTGGAACGCGCAGTTCAAATGCTCGATGCACCGAAAAATAGGCTGCGCCTGATTAGTTGTCACATTGGCAACGGCGTCAGTGTCACCGCGATTCGCAATGGTCAGTCCTACAATACGTCGATGGGGTTGACGCCCTTGGCTGGCGTCGCAATGGGAACCAGAAGTGGGAATATCGATCCCGCTATCATCCCGTTTCTCGAACGTCTCGAGGGGATGACGACCAATGACGTGATCGACATTTTAAATCACCAGAGTGGCTTGTTGGGCATTTCCGGCATTAGCAATGACGTTCGCGTGCTGTTGGAACACGAGCAGCAGGGAGACGAGCGGGCTCGTCTGGCACTAGATCTGTTTATTTCGAAAATCCACAATTACATCGGCGCGAGCCTGGCGAAACTCAATGGTGCCGATGGCCTCATCTTTACGGCAGGGATTGGCGAGAATAGTCCGGAAATTCGCGAGAAAATTTGTTTAGGATTAGAGTACGCGGGTATTTACCTAGACAATCAGGCCAACTGGGAAGGGTCGGGGGAGCGGGTCATTTCGAGCCCGTATTCACCCATTAAGGTGATGGTGATTCCGACGAACGAGGAACTGATCATGGCGCGCGATGGCTACTGGCTGTCTCTCGAAAAAGCTGGGGTGACTGGTTGA
- the pfkA gene encoding 6-phosphofructokinase has translation MKRIALLTSGGDAPGMNAAIRAVVRTAYHFDCEVLGIRHGYQGLLQDDIIPLTPSSVGDIIQRGGTILLTARCDAFKTDEGLAQGVATLRREGVEGLVVIGGDGSFRGACALAQHGIRTIGIPGTIDNDIPGTDETVGFDTALNTAVEAIDRIRDTASSHDRTYVVEVMGHHSGAIALAVGMAAGAASIMIPEEEPDLERVLRQLNQAAARGKKHPIVLVAEGAAHAMEVGGFLKDHIASEVRVTVLGHIQRGGAPSARDRILGSLYGTQAVHLLLEGRTNQMVGMRCGRVEAISFDEVFSSVHQTNLSLHTIADILAV, from the coding sequence ATGAAAAGAATTGCACTGCTCACCAGTGGCGGGGACGCGCCAGGCATGAACGCAGCGATTCGCGCAGTTGTGCGTACTGCATATCACTTCGATTGTGAAGTGCTAGGCATTCGACATGGCTATCAAGGATTGCTTCAAGACGACATCATTCCACTAACTCCAAGCTCCGTGGGTGACATTATACAGCGCGGTGGGACGATTCTTTTGACGGCCAGGTGTGATGCGTTCAAGACGGATGAGGGATTGGCACAAGGCGTTGCCACCTTGCGGCGCGAAGGCGTGGAAGGGCTGGTGGTCATTGGTGGGGACGGATCGTTTAGAGGTGCTTGTGCCCTCGCACAACATGGCATTCGCACGATTGGTATTCCCGGCACGATAGACAATGATATTCCTGGTACGGATGAGACCGTGGGATTTGATACGGCATTGAATACGGCCGTGGAGGCAATTGATAGGATTCGAGATACTGCAAGTTCGCACGACCGGACCTATGTTGTCGAAGTGATGGGCCATCACTCAGGTGCGATTGCACTTGCCGTAGGAATGGCGGCAGGGGCCGCATCCATCATGATTCCAGAAGAGGAACCGGACTTGGAGCGGGTCTTGCGCCAGTTAAATCAAGCCGCAGCGAGAGGAAAGAAACATCCGATTGTCTTGGTGGCCGAAGGCGCGGCGCATGCGATGGAGGTCGGGGGATTTTTGAAAGATCACATCGCATCTGAAGTGCGCGTGACGGTGCTTGGACATATCCAACGTGGAGGTGCGCCGTCGGCTCGGGATAGGATTTTAGGGAGCCTGTACGGGACACAAGCCGTTCACCTGCTCTTGGAAGGTCGTACCAATCAGATGGTTGGTATGCGTTGTGGCCGGGTGGAGGCAATCAGTTTTGATGAGGTGTTCAGTAGTGTGCATCAAACCAATCTATCACTTCACACGATTGCCGATATCCTTGCAGTCTGA
- a CDS encoding NAD(P)-dependent alcohol dehydrogenase, which produces MIQANARAVFNPEGPFQLTTIERRDLQPHDVLIEIKYAGICHSDIHTARGEWGEVQYPLVPGHEIAGIVTQIGSEVTKFAVGDRVGVGCMVDSCGECDSCRNGDEQYCLNGNVGTYAAIDKYGQYTQGGYSTHIVVTEGFVVRIPDSIPLDKAAPLLCAGITTYSPLRHWGAAPGKKVAVVGMGGLGHMAVKLAHAMGAEVTVLSQTLKKKEDGLRLGADHYYATSDPETFEKLASSFDLIVNTVSAKIDLNAYLSLLAVDGTMVNVGAPPEPMPVQVFSLIPYRRSFAGSVIGSIRETQEMLDFCAEHGVAPEIEVISANLIDEAWERVLASDVRYRFVIDISTMENE; this is translated from the coding sequence ATGATTCAAGCGAATGCACGTGCAGTTTTTAATCCAGAGGGTCCCTTTCAATTGACCACGATTGAACGCAGAGATCTCCAACCGCACGATGTTCTTATTGAGATTAAGTATGCTGGTATTTGCCACTCAGACATTCATACCGCTCGCGGAGAATGGGGAGAGGTTCAATATCCGCTCGTTCCAGGCCACGAAATCGCCGGCATTGTCACGCAGATTGGTTCGGAAGTCACCAAATTTGCTGTTGGCGACCGAGTTGGCGTTGGTTGCATGGTTGACTCTTGCGGGGAGTGCGATAGTTGTCGCAATGGAGACGAGCAATACTGTCTTAACGGGAACGTTGGCACGTATGCGGCTATCGACAAGTACGGTCAATATACCCAGGGCGGCTATTCCACGCACATTGTCGTAACGGAAGGTTTTGTTGTACGGATTCCAGATAGCATTCCGTTGGATAAAGCGGCACCGCTTTTGTGTGCTGGAATCACCACATACTCACCACTTCGCCACTGGGGCGCAGCTCCTGGCAAGAAGGTTGCTGTCGTAGGGATGGGCGGACTTGGCCATATGGCAGTAAAACTTGCGCATGCCATGGGTGCGGAAGTCACTGTTTTATCGCAAACGCTGAAGAAGAAAGAAGATGGGTTGCGTCTTGGCGCCGATCATTATTATGCCACGAGCGATCCGGAAACTTTTGAGAAGCTGGCCAGTTCATTTGATCTCATCGTGAATACTGTCAGTGCAAAGATTGATTTGAACGCATATCTATCGCTTCTGGCAGTGGATGGCACGATGGTCAACGTCGGCGCGCCACCGGAGCCGATGCCGGTACAGGTATTCTCGCTGATTCCTTATCGTCGTTCGTTTGCCGGATCAGTCATTGGTAGCATTCGCGAAACACAAGAAATGCTTGACTTCTGTGCGGAACACGGCGTTGCACCAGAAATAGAGGTCATTTCTGCGAACCTGATTGATGAAGCCTGGGAGCGCGTGCTCGCTTCAGATGTTCGATATCGATTCGTGATTGACATTAGTACGATGGAAAATGAATAA
- a CDS encoding TetR/AcrR family transcriptional regulator translates to MTKVDRRVIKSQHAIKQAVIELMSEKNFDQITIQDIADKANVSRKTIYLHYADKFDLLDKLTEEYIDKLRKLCETACEMDWRPATQICFEYLQSNYSFFSTMLASKGAPYFRNRFLEFQIEEFKNELHKTNEIRDDVSEEVFLRFVGTAYTGIVEWWLTNGMPYSPHVLAEQVGTLLETIYNSSSSTKMLG, encoded by the coding sequence ATGACGAAAGTGGATAGAAGAGTTATCAAATCGCAACACGCGATTAAACAAGCTGTGATTGAATTGATGTCTGAAAAAAATTTTGATCAGATCACGATACAAGATATCGCGGATAAAGCAAATGTCAGCCGAAAAACCATCTACCTGCACTACGCAGATAAATTCGACCTGCTCGATAAACTCACAGAAGAGTACATCGACAAACTCCGAAAACTCTGCGAAACGGCGTGTGAAATGGACTGGAGACCTGCAACGCAGATCTGCTTCGAGTACCTTCAAAGTAACTACTCATTCTTTTCGACTATGCTAGCAAGTAAGGGTGCGCCTTACTTTCGTAATCGGTTCCTCGAATTTCAAATCGAAGAGTTCAAAAACGAACTCCATAAAACAAATGAGATCCGTGACGACGTCAGTGAAGAAGTCTTCTTACGATTTGTTGGGACGGCTTACACAGGGATCGTGGAATGGTGGCTAACGAATGGAATGCCTTATTCCCCTCACGTTTTAGCCGAACAAGTGGGAACGTTGTTGGAAACCATCTATAACTCGAGTTCATCCACAAAAATGCTGGGATGA